A stretch of DNA from Serinibacter arcticus:
AGTCGGCGGCGAGGTCCTCGCCGTCGGTGGCCCGGTCGAGCACGGTCGCGGAGCCGGAGGGGGCCCGCCGCGCGAGCTCGGAGACGAAGCCCCGGTGGCGGTCGACGACGGACTCCCCCGAGCTGTCGCGGCGGAGCATCGCGAAGCGTCGGTGCCCCAGGTCCCAGGCGCGGGCGACGAGGTCGGCCGTTCCGGCGACGTAGTCGGCGGCCACGTACGGCACGTCACGCGCCTCGCGGCGTCCGACCGCCACGAAGGGGAAACCGCTGGCGAGCAGCCGCTCCAGATCGGCTCCGTCCATCTCGAGCCCGAGGAGCAGGCAGCCGTCGGCCAGACGGAGCCGGTTGTTGGGGTGGAAGAGGCTGCGGCGACCGTCCACGACCGGCGCCGACGTGAACATGAGCAGGTCGTAGCCCAGCTGCTCGGCCTGGGACTCGATGCCCGTGAGCAGGGCGGCGTAGAAGTCTCGGCTCGCGGACGGGAACGCGGGCTCGTAGGTGAAGACGCCGACGAGCCGGTTGCCGACCCCGGCCAGGCGGCGCGCCGCGGGGTCGGCGACGTACTCGGCCTCGCGGAGGACCTGCAGCACCCGCTCGCGGGTGTCGGCAGGGATGCGGGTCAGCGCGTCGGCCTTGCCGTTCACGACCAGCGAGACGGTCGACTGGCTGACCCCGGCGAGCTCGGCGATCCGCCGCTGGGTGATGCGTCGCTGCTGCCGTGGTGCTGTGGTCATCGCGTCCTCGCGTCCTCGCCGGCGTCGGTGCCGGTCTGATGAGCAGTTATTTCTGGAAGTTCGATGCTCATGCGCATTAGCATCGAACTACTCGGCCGCTAATGCGCATTAGCAGGATGACTGGAGTCTAGACACAGGTCACCGATCGGTGTCAACCGGACGTCCCACCCAGGCCGGGCGAGCTGCGACGACGCAGCTCCACCACAGGAGGTTGATCGATGACGATCGCACGCAGACGCCC
This window harbors:
- a CDS encoding LacI family DNA-binding transcriptional regulator — its product is MTTAPRQQRRITQRRIAELAGVSQSTVSLVVNGKADALTRIPADTRERVLQVLREAEYVADPAARRLAGVGNRLVGVFTYEPAFPSASRDFYAALLTGIESQAEQLGYDLLMFTSAPVVDGRRSLFHPNNRLRLADGCLLLGLEMDGADLERLLASGFPFVAVGRREARDVPYVAADYVAGTADLVARAWDLGHRRFAMLRRDSSGESVVDRHRGFVSELARRAPSGSATVLDRATDGEDLAADWQALRASGASVAFVESPGHALAIHALAHREGVRVPEDLSIVTLADPSHTSEGQVDLTRLSPPRTQLGAEAVALLGRILDPTEIVPDDDLRLTLPCSIVAGSTLASPPTPSEKESR